A window from Balearica regulorum gibbericeps isolate bBalReg1 chromosome 1, bBalReg1.pri, whole genome shotgun sequence encodes these proteins:
- the RNF6 gene encoding E3 ubiquitin-protein ligase RNF6 isoform X2: MDRSRHHAGNGNEQASSRERSRGEDERQRQLERLSREEAYYQFINELNEEDYRLMRDRNLLGTPGEITAEELQQRLSGAKERLASQNDLDNREGEGRTVGDSDVLGENSNGDSLLEWLNTFRRTGNATRSGQSGNQTWRAVSRTNPNSGEFRFSLEININHEHNSFETASEEYVGIDSSRMYLDRRHQRAVSPVTPRTRSRTAREANSEASGTARTRSVRSSVAQRSDVASQPVSGRLRSRTRELTGLSQTNTTRNNSVATGGQREMSERGTSTGVTRGRARTNVRMSTNQRLEILRLRSTLSSRSRSPLQRQGDTAHSEEHGQRQDTNAQHVNRSRRQTAQPSPQPAEEQARGNTQTPQLSSVAPSLGITLEEEESSRPVAAVRRHPTITLDLQVRRIRPGENRDRDSIASRTRSRVGMAENTVTFESDSGGFRRTISRSERAGIRTYVSTIRIPLRRISETGLGEPSSVALRSILRQIMTGFGELSSLMETESNSEVQRGGHRLPDVQSEQNNSSSANHSSDASEVSSRNGHAVEGSRETNGQSDDIQRFGRNTETQDNRQSQDANNLVENGTLPILRLAHFFLLNEDDDDDRLRGLTKEQIDNLSTRNYGDIHTENEISKTCSVCINEYVTGNKLRQLPCMHEFHIHCIDRWLSENSTCPICRQPVLGSNATDNG, translated from the exons ATGGATCGCTCTCGGCACCATGCAGGGAATGGCAATGAGCAGGCATCTTCACGAGAGCGTAGTCGTGGTGAAGATGAGAGACAACGACAGCTGGAGCGCCTCAGCAGGGAGGAGGCCTATTACCAGTTCATTAATGAACTCAATGAAGAAGACTACAGGTTAATGAGGGACCGCAACCTGCTTGGCACTCCTG gggaaataacagcagaagagctgcagcaaCGTTTGTCAGGGGCTAAGGAGCGTCTGGCATCACAGAATGATCTGGATAACAGAGAAGGTGAAGGTAGAACTGTTGGAG ATTCTGATGTTCTTGGAGAAAACTCAAATGGTGACTCTTTGCTTGAATGGCTGAACACATTTCGTCGCACAGGAAATGCCACTCGCAGCGGACAGAGTGGGAACCAAACCTGGAGAGCTGTGAGTCGAACAAATCCAAACAGTGGGGAGTTTCGATTTAGTCTTGAAATCAACATAAATCATGAGCATAACAGTTTTGAGACTGCTAGTGAGGAGTACGTGGGTATAGATAGTAGCAGAATGTATTTAGACAGAAGACATCAAAGAGCTGTTAGTCCAGTAACCCCACGAACGAGGAGCAGAACTGCAAGAGAGGCAAACAGCGAGGCTTCAGGCACTGCAAGGACCAGGTCCGTAAGAAGTTCCGTGGCACAAAGGTCTGATGTAGCCTCTCAGCCAGTCTCAGGGAGGCTCAGGAGTAGAACGAGGGAGTTGACGGGCCTTTCCCAAACAAATACCACACGTAATAATTCTGTGGCTACTGGTGGGCAAAGAGAAATGTCAGAAAGAGGTACTTCTACAGGAGTCACAAGAGGTAGAGCTAGAACTAATGTTCGGATGAGTACAAACCAAAGACTAGAAATTCTGCGGCTGAGGTCTACTTTAAGTAGTCGAAGCCGCTCTCCACTGCAAAGGCAAGGTGACACTGCTCATTCTGAGGAACatgggcagaggcaggataCAAATGCACAGCACGTCAACAGAAGTAGAAGACAAACTGCTCAGCCTTCCCCACAGCCTGCTGAAGAACAAGCGAGAGGTAACACTCAGACTCCACAGCTTTCCAGTGTAGCCCCATCCTTGGGAATAActttggaagaggaggaatcTAGTAGGCCAGTAGCTGCTGTTAGAAGGCATCCAACAATTACATTAGATCTTCAGGTGAGAAGAATTCGTCCTGGAGAAAACAGAGATCGAGACAGTATTGCCAGTAGAACTCGTTCTAGAGTAGGAATGGCAGAAAACACAGTTACCTTTGAAAGTGACAGCGGGGGATTTCGGCGTACGATATCACGATCAGAACGTGCAGGTATTCGAACCTACGTTAGCACTATACGGATACCTCTTCGTCGGATTTCAGAAACTGGGCTCGGTGAACCTTCATCAGTGGCTCTTCGATCGATCCTTAGACAAATTATGACAGGCTTTGGAGAACTGAGTTCTTTAATGGAAACCGAATCTAATTCGGAAGTGCAAAGAGGTGGTCATCGCTTGCCAGATGTACAGTCAGAGCAGAATAACTCCAGTTCAGCAAACCATAGCAGTGATGCAAGTGAGGTTTCATCTAGAAATGGGCATGCAGTAGAAGGCAGCAGGGAAACAAATGGACAGAGTGATGATATTCAACGCTTTGGTCGCAATACTGAAACCCAGGATAACAGGCAGTCTCAAGATGCGAACAACCTAGTGGAAAATGGAACGCTGCCCATACTTCGACTTGCCCACTTCTTCTTGCTGAATGAAGATGACGACGACGATCGGCTACGAGGTTTAACCAAAGAGCAGATAGACAATCTTTCTACACGGAACTATGGGGATATTCACACTGAAAACGAAATAAGTAAAACGTGTAGTGTTTGCATTAATGAATATGTAACAGGGAATAAGCTAAGGCAGTTACCTTGTATGCATGAGTTTCATATTCACTGTATCGATCGCTGGCTTTCTGAAAACTCCACTTGCCCAATTTGTCGGCAGCCTGTATTGGGGTCCAATGCCACAGACAATGGCTAG
- the RNF6 gene encoding E3 ubiquitin-protein ligase RNF6 isoform X1 produces the protein MGWKMRRPRMHLNGSHKQRKKGQPGIIIMDRSRHHAGNGNEQASSRERSRGEDERQRQLERLSREEAYYQFINELNEEDYRLMRDRNLLGTPGEITAEELQQRLSGAKERLASQNDLDNREGEGRTVGDSDVLGENSNGDSLLEWLNTFRRTGNATRSGQSGNQTWRAVSRTNPNSGEFRFSLEININHEHNSFETASEEYVGIDSSRMYLDRRHQRAVSPVTPRTRSRTAREANSEASGTARTRSVRSSVAQRSDVASQPVSGRLRSRTRELTGLSQTNTTRNNSVATGGQREMSERGTSTGVTRGRARTNVRMSTNQRLEILRLRSTLSSRSRSPLQRQGDTAHSEEHGQRQDTNAQHVNRSRRQTAQPSPQPAEEQARGNTQTPQLSSVAPSLGITLEEEESSRPVAAVRRHPTITLDLQVRRIRPGENRDRDSIASRTRSRVGMAENTVTFESDSGGFRRTISRSERAGIRTYVSTIRIPLRRISETGLGEPSSVALRSILRQIMTGFGELSSLMETESNSEVQRGGHRLPDVQSEQNNSSSANHSSDASEVSSRNGHAVEGSRETNGQSDDIQRFGRNTETQDNRQSQDANNLVENGTLPILRLAHFFLLNEDDDDDRLRGLTKEQIDNLSTRNYGDIHTENEISKTCSVCINEYVTGNKLRQLPCMHEFHIHCIDRWLSENSTCPICRQPVLGSNATDNG, from the exons ATGGGGTGGAAAATGAGGAGACCAAGGATGCATCTGAATGGATCCCACAAACAACGTAAGAAAG GACAGCCTGGCATTATCATTATGGATCGCTCTCGGCACCATGCAGGGAATGGCAATGAGCAGGCATCTTCACGAGAGCGTAGTCGTGGTGAAGATGAGAGACAACGACAGCTGGAGCGCCTCAGCAGGGAGGAGGCCTATTACCAGTTCATTAATGAACTCAATGAAGAAGACTACAGGTTAATGAGGGACCGCAACCTGCTTGGCACTCCTG gggaaataacagcagaagagctgcagcaaCGTTTGTCAGGGGCTAAGGAGCGTCTGGCATCACAGAATGATCTGGATAACAGAGAAGGTGAAGGTAGAACTGTTGGAG ATTCTGATGTTCTTGGAGAAAACTCAAATGGTGACTCTTTGCTTGAATGGCTGAACACATTTCGTCGCACAGGAAATGCCACTCGCAGCGGACAGAGTGGGAACCAAACCTGGAGAGCTGTGAGTCGAACAAATCCAAACAGTGGGGAGTTTCGATTTAGTCTTGAAATCAACATAAATCATGAGCATAACAGTTTTGAGACTGCTAGTGAGGAGTACGTGGGTATAGATAGTAGCAGAATGTATTTAGACAGAAGACATCAAAGAGCTGTTAGTCCAGTAACCCCACGAACGAGGAGCAGAACTGCAAGAGAGGCAAACAGCGAGGCTTCAGGCACTGCAAGGACCAGGTCCGTAAGAAGTTCCGTGGCACAAAGGTCTGATGTAGCCTCTCAGCCAGTCTCAGGGAGGCTCAGGAGTAGAACGAGGGAGTTGACGGGCCTTTCCCAAACAAATACCACACGTAATAATTCTGTGGCTACTGGTGGGCAAAGAGAAATGTCAGAAAGAGGTACTTCTACAGGAGTCACAAGAGGTAGAGCTAGAACTAATGTTCGGATGAGTACAAACCAAAGACTAGAAATTCTGCGGCTGAGGTCTACTTTAAGTAGTCGAAGCCGCTCTCCACTGCAAAGGCAAGGTGACACTGCTCATTCTGAGGAACatgggcagaggcaggataCAAATGCACAGCACGTCAACAGAAGTAGAAGACAAACTGCTCAGCCTTCCCCACAGCCTGCTGAAGAACAAGCGAGAGGTAACACTCAGACTCCACAGCTTTCCAGTGTAGCCCCATCCTTGGGAATAActttggaagaggaggaatcTAGTAGGCCAGTAGCTGCTGTTAGAAGGCATCCAACAATTACATTAGATCTTCAGGTGAGAAGAATTCGTCCTGGAGAAAACAGAGATCGAGACAGTATTGCCAGTAGAACTCGTTCTAGAGTAGGAATGGCAGAAAACACAGTTACCTTTGAAAGTGACAGCGGGGGATTTCGGCGTACGATATCACGATCAGAACGTGCAGGTATTCGAACCTACGTTAGCACTATACGGATACCTCTTCGTCGGATTTCAGAAACTGGGCTCGGTGAACCTTCATCAGTGGCTCTTCGATCGATCCTTAGACAAATTATGACAGGCTTTGGAGAACTGAGTTCTTTAATGGAAACCGAATCTAATTCGGAAGTGCAAAGAGGTGGTCATCGCTTGCCAGATGTACAGTCAGAGCAGAATAACTCCAGTTCAGCAAACCATAGCAGTGATGCAAGTGAGGTTTCATCTAGAAATGGGCATGCAGTAGAAGGCAGCAGGGAAACAAATGGACAGAGTGATGATATTCAACGCTTTGGTCGCAATACTGAAACCCAGGATAACAGGCAGTCTCAAGATGCGAACAACCTAGTGGAAAATGGAACGCTGCCCATACTTCGACTTGCCCACTTCTTCTTGCTGAATGAAGATGACGACGACGATCGGCTACGAGGTTTAACCAAAGAGCAGATAGACAATCTTTCTACACGGAACTATGGGGATATTCACACTGAAAACGAAATAAGTAAAACGTGTAGTGTTTGCATTAATGAATATGTAACAGGGAATAAGCTAAGGCAGTTACCTTGTATGCATGAGTTTCATATTCACTGTATCGATCGCTGGCTTTCTGAAAACTCCACTTGCCCAATTTGTCGGCAGCCTGTATTGGGGTCCAATGCCACAGACAATGGCTAG